From Topomyia yanbarensis strain Yona2022 chromosome 1, ASM3024719v1, whole genome shotgun sequence, one genomic window encodes:
- the LOC131679270 gene encoding uncharacterized protein LOC131679270, with product MTDADSQSADGSSALLVTSGSANEEDVNNNSTSEQQLNTSRGEVQFSRILDASVPQIYRSEYPVTQINGCRQYGPPMNWTGPIPGFGCEIYVKRIPPDFTESELVPVFERFGRLYEMRLMMDYNNQNRRYCFVRYTTEEDAKVAIEVLNHHFVKEDQMLEVQKSFEKCRLFVGNLPKDLDRKTIEISFRSLFPEMTRFVMHNRIADGEKNRGFAFMDFPDHAAALRAKKETTPGCMRMWDRDIKIVWANPQRSLDHSGVDEVKTLFVRNIDLTVNSKDLYDLFTRVVPRQDIIKISRVREFAFVELASREQAELVMYAIQGYTLNKFSLDIEWAMPPLRNSFHNMKNYDFDSLLRIKCIANGWDLPIILYGRVFTLSCLQYATLILRNKGQVHVYFVEIFITGLVDVQSRICEAIISLILESGTLPLPHLVLKLKNDSMMLVGSVSSLAQPVMNLARNVDQSQKLFWNEIVDLCAAAHKLTQFSFDKLYALYHRELEKGIPFPYLESIVLNDRIIGCLHQSFRCRPALNRKLDDREIILVLCDQYTLTNYNFTKKDNYIAEPLSMVDAIGLSTITYKILPMLPSRFVQASCGRKIEAVFFGLNPYSNTEVPGGLALCMPNPDNMVQVRNDYRQPPRSYYSHQSLNLPPALMPPQHSHPSMYVPPLPPPPPGYYNEGNLLAQAMQQLGFTQHQFVPPQTFFGPPTAMSAGPPPPQLNGHLMAPPYYF from the exons ATGACTGACGCTGATAGCCAGTCGGCTGACGGCAGCAGCGCTTTGCTTGTGACTAGTGGTTCCG CAAATGAAGAGGACGTGAATAACAACAGTACTTCCGAGCAACAGTTGAATACATCCCGTGGCGAAGTACAATTTTCTCGCATACTCGATGCTTCAGTCCCCCAAATCTACCGGAGCGAGTATCCGGTTACGCAGATCAATGGTTGCCGTCAGTATGGCCCACCAATGAACTGGACTGGACCGATTCCTGGCTTCGGCTGTGAGATCTACGTGAAGCGTATCCCACCGGATTTTACTGAATCGGAATTGGTACCGGTGTTTGAGCGTTTCGGTCG GCTGTATGAGATGCGGCTAATGATGGACTACAACAACCAAAATCGCCGATACTGTTTTGTGCGTTACACAACCGAAGAAGATGCGAAAGTGGCAATCGAAGTCCTGAATCATCATTTTGTTAAGGAAGATCAAATGCTCGAAGTccaaaaatcttttgaaaagtgTCGTCTATTTGTGGGAAATTTACCGAAAGATCTTGATCGTAAAACGATCGAAATTTCGTTCCGCTCACTTTTTCCGGAAATGACTAGATTTGTAATGCATAACCGAATAGCTGACGGGGAAAAGAATCGCGGTTTTGCCTTTATGGACTTCCCGGATCACGCGGCGGCTCTGCGAGCAAAAAAGGAAACCACTCCGGGTTGCATGCGAATGTGGGATCGTGATATTAAGATCGTCTGGGCCAACCCACAACGGTCGCTGGATCACTCTGGGGTGGACGAAGTTAAGACACTGTTCGTACGAAACATCGACCTAACGGTCAACTCGAAAGATCTGTACGATCTCTTCACCCGGGTGGTACCCCGGCAGGACATTATCAAGATATCCCGGGTGCGAGAGTTTGCATTTGTTGAGCTTGCTTCGCGCGAGCAGGCAGAGCTGGTTATGTATGCTATCCAGGGGTACACGCTGAATAAGTTCTCGCTGGATATTGAGTGGGCTATGCCACCACTTAG GAACTCGTTCCACAACATGAAGAACTACGATTTTGACTCGTTGCTACGCATCAAGTGCATCGCCAACGGTTGGGACCTACCTATCATACTGTACGGGCGTGTGTTTACGCTTAGCTGCCTGCAGTACGCAACGCTTATTCTGCGCAATAAAGGTCAAGTGCATGTTTACTTTGTCGAAATCTTCATCACCGGATTGGTCGACGTACAGAGCCGAATCTGTGAAGCGATCATTTCTCTGATTCTCGAAAGTGGAACGCTTCCGTTGCCGCATCTGGTGCTTAAGTTGAAAAATGATTCGATGATGTTGG TTGGTTCAGTATCATCGTTGGCACAGCCAGTCATGAATCTAGCTCGCAATGTGGACCAATCGCAAAAATTGTTCTGGAATGAAATAGTCGACTTATGCGCGGCTGCTCATAAGCTTACACAGTTTTCCTTCGACAAATTATACGCGCTCTATCACCGAGAACTCGAAAAAGGTATACCGTTTCCCTATCTCGAGTCGATCGTACTGAACGATCGAATCATCGGCTGCCTTCATCAGTCCTTTCGCTGTCGCCCAGCACTGAACCGGAAACTGGACGATCGCGAAATCATTTTGGTTCTGTGTGATCAGTATACGCTAACGAACTACAATTTCACCAAAAAGGATAATTACATAGCCGAGCCACTGTCCATGGTGGATGCTATCGGTCTGAGCACGATTACCTACAAAATACTACCCATGTTGCCATCCCGTTTCGTGCAGGCCAGCTGTGGACGAAAAATCGAGGCTGTCTTTTTTGGCTTGAATCCCTACTCGAACACAGAAGTTCCCGGCGGGTTAGCCTTGTGCATGCCTAACCCCGACAATATGGTTCAAGTCAGAAATGACTACCGCCAACCACCGCGTAGCTACTATTCGCACCAGAGTCTGAACCTTCCTCCGGCGCTGATGCCTCCGCAGCATTCGCATCCGTCGATGTACGTACCACCGCTTCCACCACCACCACCTGGATACTATAACGAGGGCAATCTGTTGGCCCAGGCAATGCAACAGCTCGGATTCACCCAGCATCAATTTGTGCCCCCGCAAACGTTCTTTGGACCACCGACAGCGATGAGCGCTGGTCCACCACCGCCGCAGCTTAATGGTCATTTGATGGCGCCACCGTATTATTTCTGA